One Pseudomonas brassicacearum genomic region harbors:
- a CDS encoding Hsp70 family protein, whose translation MKNASPARACGIDFGTSNSTVGWLRPGMETLIALEDDKITLPSVVFFNFEERRPVYGRLALHEYLEGYEGRLMRSLKSLLGSKLIKHDTSVLGTAMPFKDLLALYIGQLKKRAEATAGREFEEVVLGRPVFFVDDDEMADQEAENTLVDVARAIGFKEVSFQYEPIAAAFDYESTIEKEELVLIVDIGGGTSDFSLVRLSPERRTHDNRHADILATGGVHIGGTDFDKQLSLQGVMPLFGYGSRMKSGAYMPTSHHMNLATWHTINAVYSQKSTLALGSMRYDIEDTGGIDRLFHLIEQRAGHWLAMEVEDTKIQLTHTDQRHVPLDRIEPGLSVDLSRALFESAIGGLLERVRASVTQLLGDANVRVDQVDTVFFTGGSSGIPALRNSVSAMLPQARHVEGNIFGSIGSGLAIEAMKRYGTQV comes from the coding sequence ATGAAAAACGCATCCCCGGCCCGTGCCTGCGGCATCGACTTCGGCACGTCCAACTCCACTGTCGGCTGGCTACGCCCCGGCATGGAAACGCTGATCGCGCTGGAGGATGACAAGATCACCCTGCCCTCGGTGGTTTTTTTCAATTTCGAGGAGCGCCGCCCGGTGTACGGCCGCCTGGCCCTGCACGAATACCTGGAAGGCTACGAAGGCCGGTTGATGCGCTCGCTCAAGAGCCTGTTGGGCTCCAAGCTGATCAAGCACGACACCAGCGTGTTGGGCACGGCCATGCCCTTCAAGGACTTGCTGGCGCTGTACATCGGCCAATTGAAGAAGCGCGCCGAAGCCACCGCCGGTCGGGAATTCGAAGAAGTGGTGCTGGGTCGTCCGGTGTTTTTCGTCGACGACGATGAAATGGCCGACCAGGAAGCGGAAAATACCCTGGTGGACGTCGCCCGCGCCATCGGCTTCAAGGAAGTTTCATTCCAGTACGAGCCTATCGCCGCAGCGTTCGACTATGAATCGACCATCGAAAAAGAAGAGTTGGTGCTGATCGTCGACATCGGCGGCGGTACGTCGGACTTCTCCCTGGTGCGCCTATCCCCCGAGCGCCGTACCCACGACAACCGTCACGCCGACATCCTCGCCACCGGTGGCGTGCACATCGGCGGGACCGATTTCGACAAACAACTGAGCTTGCAAGGCGTGATGCCGCTGTTCGGCTACGGCAGCCGCATGAAGAGCGGCGCCTACATGCCCACCAGCCACCACATGAACCTGGCGACCTGGCACACCATCAACGCGGTGTACTCGCAGAAGTCCACCCTGGCCCTGGGCAGCATGCGCTACGACATCGAAGACACCGGCGGCATCGACCGGTTGTTCCACCTGATCGAACAGCGCGCCGGGCACTGGTTGGCGATGGAAGTGGAAGACACCAAGATCCAGCTGACCCACACCGACCAACGCCATGTGCCACTGGACCGGATCGAGCCGGGCCTGAGCGTGGACCTGAGCCGGGCGCTGTTTGAATCGGCCATCGGCGGATTGCTGGAGCGCGTACGGGCCAGCGTCACGCAACTGCTGGGCGATGCCAATGTACGCGTCGATCAGGTGGACACAGTGTTCTTTACCGGGGGTTCCAGCGGCATCCCGGCGCTGCGCAACAGCGTCTCGGCGATGCTGCCCCAGGCACGGCATGTGGAAGGCAACATCTTTGGCAGCATTGGCAGCGGGTTGGCGATCGAGGCGATGAAGCGTTACGGCACGCAGGTCTGA
- a CDS encoding HupE/UreJ family protein — translation MTFKRILGALALLLTPAMAFAHPGHGDNGLIAGLGHPIGGLDHLLAMLAVGLWAAQQQGAARWALPCTFVGTMLLGGLLGFEGLDLPALESGIAASVLALGLAVALAVRPPLGLAVAATAVFALFHGVAHGLELPDMSSPWAYAAGFVAATAALHGAGFALVRLLPRAAAPLVRLAGAASAATGVWLLAG, via the coding sequence ATGACATTCAAACGCATCCTCGGTGCCCTCGCCCTGCTGCTGACCCCGGCCATGGCCTTCGCCCACCCCGGCCATGGCGACAACGGCCTGATCGCCGGCCTCGGCCACCCCATTGGTGGGCTCGATCATTTGTTGGCGATGCTGGCGGTCGGCTTGTGGGCCGCGCAGCAGCAAGGCGCTGCGCGCTGGGCGCTGCCGTGCACCTTCGTCGGGACGATGCTGCTCGGCGGCTTGCTGGGCTTTGAAGGCCTGGACCTGCCGGCGCTGGAAAGCGGTATTGCCGCCTCGGTACTGGCCCTGGGCCTGGCCGTGGCACTGGCGGTGCGTCCACCGCTGGGCCTGGCGGTCGCCGCGACCGCCGTGTTTGCGCTGTTCCATGGCGTGGCCCATGGCTTGGAATTGCCGGACATGTCGAGTCCGTGGGCCTATGCGGCCGGGTTCGTCGCGGCCACAGCGGCGCTACATGGCGCAGGTTTCGCTCTGGTTCGCTTATTGCCTCGAGCGGCCGCGCCGTTGGTGCGGCTGGCTGGGGCGGCTTCGGCGGCGACTGGGGTTTGGTTGTTGGCAGGTTGA
- a CDS encoding ferritin-like domain-containing protein: MSDMHLSDVTTLRERARQNVQNGAVTEGYSADRQEVVRLLNEALATELVCVLRYKRHYFMATGLKASVAASEFLEHANQEAEHADKLAERIVQLGGEPEFNPDLLTRNSHAQYVAGNTLKEMVYEDLVAERIAIDSYREIIQYIGEKDPTTRRIFEDILAQEEEHADDMADILADL; encoded by the coding sequence ATGAGCGACATGCACTTATCCGATGTAACCACCCTGCGCGAACGTGCGCGGCAGAACGTGCAGAACGGCGCCGTGACCGAGGGCTACAGCGCCGATCGACAGGAAGTCGTTCGCCTGCTCAACGAAGCGCTGGCCACCGAACTGGTGTGCGTGCTGCGCTACAAGCGCCACTACTTCATGGCCACCGGCCTCAAGGCCAGCGTGGCCGCCAGTGAGTTCCTCGAGCACGCGAACCAGGAAGCCGAGCACGCCGACAAACTCGCCGAACGAATCGTGCAACTGGGCGGAGAACCTGAGTTCAACCCCGACCTGTTGACCCGCAATTCCCATGCCCAGTACGTGGCCGGCAATACGCTCAAGGAAATGGTCTACGAAGACTTGGTGGCGGAACGGATCGCCATCGACAGCTATCGGGAAATCATCCAGTACATCGGCGAAAAAGACCCGACCACCCGGCGCATCTTCGAAGACATCCTGGCCCAGGAAGAAGAACACGCCGATGACATGGCCGACATCCTGGCCGATTTGTAA
- the ureE gene encoding urease accessory protein UreE translates to MLVIHRRIDLQPRWDAELHLTFDARSKSRLRCFSAEGEDVGLFLERGQPPLYDGECLQAEDGRIVRVCARPEQLLHVTCANAFELTRAAYHLGNRHVALQVGDGWLRLLDDYVLKAMLEQLGASAEPIDAPFQPEHGAYGGGHHHSRHGDEDFNYAPRLHQFGVRT, encoded by the coding sequence ATGCTGGTGATTCACCGCAGAATCGACCTTCAACCCCGCTGGGACGCCGAGCTGCACCTGACCTTCGACGCCCGCAGCAAAAGCCGCCTGCGCTGTTTCAGTGCCGAGGGTGAAGACGTGGGGTTGTTTCTGGAGCGAGGCCAGCCGCCGCTGTACGACGGCGAATGCCTGCAGGCCGAAGACGGGCGCATCGTGCGTGTCTGTGCCCGCCCCGAACAATTGCTGCATGTCACCTGCGCCAACGCGTTCGAATTGACCCGCGCCGCCTATCACCTGGGCAATCGCCATGTTGCCCTGCAAGTGGGCGATGGCTGGTTGCGCCTGCTGGACGATTACGTGCTCAAGGCGATGCTCGAACAACTGGGCGCCAGCGCCGAGCCCATCGATGCCCCGTTCCAACCGGAACATGGCGCCTACGGCGGCGGCCATCATCACTCGCGGCACGGTGACGAAGATTTCAACTACGCGCCGCGCCTGCATCAGTTCGGCGTGCGCACATGA
- a CDS encoding AsmA family protein — protein MTRTSKIFAWSFACLVVLLAVLVLIIAFFDWNRIKPPLNAKVSEELHRPFAINGNLAVIWQREPAEGGWRAWVPWPHVVAEDLSLGNPDWSKTPQMVTLKRVELRISPLALLVRRVAIPRIDLTEPDANLQRLADGRANWTFQFDPKDPDAEPSSWVVDIGAIGFDKGHVTLDDQTLKTRLDLLIDPLGKPIPFSDIVGDKAAKKAQDQGVRPQDYAFAFKVNGQYHGQNLTGSGKVGGLLALQDASQPFPLQAQAKIGDTRVELAGTLTDPRNLGALDLRLKLAGTSLANLYPLTGVTLPDSPPYATDGHLIAKLHEPSGALFRYEAFNGKIGDSDIHGDLAYVASQPRPKLSGALVSNQLLFSDLAPLIGADSNAEQKARGGASKQPTDKVLPVEEFRTERWSVMDADVEFTGKRIVHSAQLPFTDLYTHLVLNDGQLSLEPLRFGVAGGRLDAQIRLNGHTQPLEGQAKLTARGFKLKQLFPGFEPMKTSFGELNGDADIAGRGNSVAALLGTSNGTLKMLINDGAISRELMELAGLNVGNYVVGKIFGDKEVKINCAAADFDIKTGLATIRLFVFDTENAIIYIDGTANMATEQLDLTITPESKGWRLISLRSPLYVRGKFSKPAAGVKAVPLILRGAGMVALGVIAAPAAGLLALVAPSGGEPNQCAPLLEQMKAGKAPVTVKPTR, from the coding sequence ATGACGCGCACCTCAAAAATCTTCGCCTGGAGCTTTGCCTGCCTTGTTGTTTTGCTGGCGGTGCTGGTGCTGATCATCGCCTTCTTCGATTGGAACCGGATCAAGCCGCCACTCAACGCCAAGGTTTCCGAGGAGTTGCACCGGCCGTTCGCGATCAACGGTAACCTGGCGGTGATCTGGCAACGTGAGCCAGCGGAGGGGGGCTGGCGAGCTTGGGTGCCGTGGCCCCATGTGGTCGCCGAAGACTTGAGCCTGGGTAACCCGGACTGGTCGAAAACCCCACAGATGGTCACGCTCAAGCGTGTTGAGTTGCGCATTTCACCCTTGGCCTTGTTGGTCCGGCGAGTGGCCATTCCCCGTATCGACCTGACCGAGCCCGACGCCAACCTGCAACGCTTGGCCGACGGACGCGCCAACTGGACGTTCCAGTTCGACCCGAAGGACCCGGACGCGGAGCCGTCCAGTTGGGTGGTGGACATCGGTGCCATCGGCTTCGACAAGGGTCACGTCACCCTTGACGACCAGACGCTGAAAACTCGCCTCGACCTGCTGATCGACCCGCTGGGCAAACCCATCCCGTTCAGCGATATCGTCGGTGACAAGGCCGCCAAGAAAGCCCAGGACCAGGGCGTGAGGCCCCAGGACTATGCGTTCGCCTTCAAGGTCAACGGGCAGTATCACGGGCAGAACCTCACCGGCTCCGGCAAGGTCGGCGGCTTGCTGGCGTTGCAGGACGCCTCACAACCCTTTCCGCTTCAGGCCCAGGCGAAGATCGGCGATACCCGCGTCGAACTGGCCGGCACCCTCACGGACCCGAGGAACCTCGGCGCTTTGGATCTGCGCTTGAAACTGGCCGGCACCAGCCTGGCCAATCTCTATCCCCTGACCGGCGTGACCCTGCCGGATTCGCCGCCCTATGCCACCGACGGCCACCTGATCGCCAAGCTTCACGAGCCGAGCGGGGCGTTGTTTCGCTATGAAGCGTTCAACGGCAAGATCGGCGACAGCGATATCCATGGCGACCTGGCCTATGTCGCCAGCCAGCCCCGGCCGAAACTCAGCGGCGCGCTGGTCTCCAATCAACTGCTGTTCAGCGACCTGGCGCCACTGATCGGTGCTGACTCCAACGCCGAACAAAAGGCCCGTGGCGGCGCGAGCAAACAGCCGACCGACAAGGTCTTGCCCGTGGAGGAGTTTCGTACCGAGCGCTGGAGCGTGATGGATGCCGATGTGGAATTCACTGGCAAACGCATCGTCCACAGCGCGCAGTTGCCGTTCACCGACCTCTACACGCACCTGGTGCTCAACGATGGTCAGCTAAGCCTCGAACCGCTGCGCTTCGGCGTGGCCGGTGGCCGCCTCGATGCGCAGATCCGCCTCAATGGGCACACCCAGCCCCTGGAAGGCCAGGCGAAGCTGACCGCGCGGGGCTTCAAGCTCAAGCAACTGTTCCCCGGCTTCGAGCCGATGAAAACCAGTTTTGGTGAACTGAATGGTGATGCCGATATTGCCGGACGCGGCAATTCGGTGGCGGCGTTGCTGGGTACCTCCAACGGCACCCTGAAAATGCTCATCAACGACGGCGCCATCAGTCGGGAGCTGATGGAGCTGGCGGGGCTGAATGTCGGCAACTACGTGGTGGGGAAAATCTTTGGTGACAAGGAAGTGAAGATCAACTGCGCGGCGGCGGACTTCGACATCAAGACCGGCCTGGCGACCATCCGCCTGTTCGTGTTCGACACCGAGAACGCGATCATCTACATCGACGGCACGGCGAACATGGCCACTGAGCAGTTGGACCTGACCATTACCCCCGAGTCCAAGGGCTGGCGCCTGATTTCCCTGCGCTCGCCGTTGTACGTGCGAGGCAAGTTCTCCAAGCCCGCCGCCGGCGTCAAGGCTGTACCGCTGATTCTGCGCGGTGCCGGGATGGTGGCGCTGGGTGTGATCGCTGCGCCAGCGGCCGGGTTGCTGGCGCTGGTCGCCCCCAGCGGCGGCGAGCCGAACCAGTGTGCGCCATTGCTGGAGCAGATGAAGGCTGGCAAGGCGCCGGTGACGGTCAAGCCTACCCGGTAG
- a CDS encoding AGE family epimerase/isomerase, with amino-acid sequence MPDASRPAPQPELTALFATVRQHFHDVIVPMWQGPGWNADLALPYESLDAGHSPLPPQRYRAMACARQLYVFASLIGEVPQAEERAGALFRSLQRHFHDAEHGGWFYSIDPQGAPLDTGKDLYTHAFILFACAHYWGKVREPLVESVLNAALEVIAQRFASTDGLYEASLKRDWSTRGSGPLQNPLMHLAEAFLATLSVREDANVRQALLSLCDGMFKRFIDPQQRVMMEKPLKAVDNWFEPGHQFEWYFLLASSPLLRDGKLHAALERSFGYTEQQGVNPQSGAVCAMLGLAPHAVARDATQRIWAQAEYLRALTLRPGNEGALLRQLQALQQHFLHARGWNECLDANGAVSRLDMPSTTPYHLLTCYRGLADYLA; translated from the coding sequence ATGCCTGATGCTTCCCGCCCCGCTCCCCAGCCTGAATTGACCGCCCTGTTCGCAACGGTGCGTCAGCATTTTCACGACGTGATCGTGCCAATGTGGCAAGGCCCGGGCTGGAATGCCGATTTGGCATTGCCTTATGAATCCCTGGACGCCGGGCATTCGCCGCTGCCACCCCAGCGCTATCGGGCCATGGCCTGTGCGCGGCAGTTGTATGTGTTCGCCAGCCTGATCGGCGAGGTGCCGCAGGCCGAGGAACGGGCCGGGGCACTGTTTCGCTCGCTGCAACGGCATTTCCACGACGCCGAACATGGCGGCTGGTTCTACAGCATCGACCCGCAAGGCGCGCCGCTGGACACCGGCAAGGATCTCTACACCCACGCCTTTATCCTGTTCGCCTGCGCCCACTACTGGGGCAAGGTCCGCGAGCCGCTGGTGGAATCGGTACTCAACGCCGCCCTGGAAGTCATCGCCCAGCGCTTTGCCAGCACCGATGGCCTCTACGAAGCCAGCCTCAAGCGCGATTGGTCAACGCGCGGATCCGGCCCCTTGCAAAACCCGCTGATGCACCTGGCCGAAGCCTTCCTCGCCACCCTTTCGGTTCGCGAAGACGCCAATGTCCGCCAAGCGTTGCTGAGCCTGTGCGATGGAATGTTCAAGCGCTTCATCGACCCCCAGCAGCGCGTCATGATGGAGAAACCGCTCAAGGCTGTGGATAACTGGTTCGAGCCGGGTCACCAGTTCGAATGGTATTTCCTGCTGGCTTCCTCGCCCCTGCTGCGCGACGGCAAGTTGCACGCGGCCCTGGAGCGCAGCTTCGGCTATACCGAGCAGCAAGGCGTGAACCCGCAGTCTGGCGCGGTGTGCGCCATGCTGGGCCTGGCGCCGCACGCGGTCGCGCGCGACGCGACCCAGCGCATCTGGGCCCAGGCAGAGTATTTGCGGGCACTGACCTTACGCCCGGGGAACGAGGGAGCCTTGCTGCGCCAGTTGCAGGCACTGCAGCAACACTTCCTGCATGCCCGAGGCTGGAATGAATGCCTGGACGCCAATGGCGCTGTCAGCCGCCTGGACATGCCTTCCACCACGCCGTACCACCTGCTGACCTGCTATCGCGGACTGGCCGATTATCTGGCCTAA
- a CDS encoding TetR family transcriptional regulator, with amino-acid sequence MLPRAEQKQQTRNALMDAARHLMECGRGFGSLSLREVARTAGIVPTGFYRHFDDMDQLGLALVSEVGQTFRETIRLVRHNEFVMGGIIDASVRIFLDVVQANRSQFLFLAREQYGGSLPVRQAIGRLREGISSDLAADLALMPKLQHLDLAGLSVMADLIVKSVFATLPDIIDPPAEALPEHLTPQVKITQQLRFIFIGLKHWQGLGSTE; translated from the coding sequence ATGCTGCCCCGCGCCGAACAGAAACAACAGACCCGAAACGCCCTGATGGATGCAGCCCGGCATTTGATGGAGTGTGGCCGGGGGTTCGGCAGCCTGAGCCTGCGGGAAGTCGCCAGGACGGCGGGCATCGTGCCCACCGGGTTCTATCGGCACTTCGACGACATGGATCAACTGGGCCTGGCACTCGTCAGCGAAGTCGGCCAGACCTTCCGCGAAACCATTCGACTGGTGCGCCACAACGAATTCGTCATGGGCGGCATCATCGACGCGTCGGTGCGGATCTTCCTCGATGTGGTACAAGCCAACCGCTCGCAGTTCCTGTTCCTGGCCCGCGAACAATACGGCGGCTCACTGCCGGTGCGCCAAGCCATCGGACGACTGCGCGAAGGCATCAGCTCGGACTTGGCCGCCGACCTGGCACTCATGCCGAAACTGCAGCACCTGGACTTGGCCGGGTTGAGTGTGATGGCCGACCTCATCGTCAAAAGCGTGTTCGCCACCCTGCCGGACATCATCGATCCACCCGCCGAAGCCTTGCCCGAGCACCTCACTCCCCAAGTGAAAATCACCCAGCAGCTGCGGTTTATCTTCATTGGCCTCAAGCATTGGCAAGGGCTGGGTAGCACCGAATAA
- a CDS encoding esterase/lipase family protein: protein MSQRCATRYPLVLVPGMFGFIRLVLYPYWYGIVSALRRGGAVVVTVKVSPLHSSEVRGEQLLARIEEILRQTGAQKVNLIGHSQGSLTARYAAAKRPDRVASVTSVAGTNHGSELADYLQAHYPADSARGRLLSALLRLINALMSLLETGYRGPKLPVDIHASHASLTTEGAALFNQRYPQGLPETWGGQGAEVVNGVRYYSWSGTLQPGKTDKGGNLFDGTNRSCRLFARTFVREAGQCDGMVGRYSSHLGTVIGDDYPLDHFDIVNQSLGLVGKGAEPVRLFVEHAERLRAAGV, encoded by the coding sequence ATGTCGCAACGCTGCGCCACTCGCTACCCGCTGGTATTGGTCCCGGGCATGTTCGGGTTTATTCGCCTGGTGTTGTATCCCTACTGGTATGGGATCGTTTCGGCGTTGCGTCGGGGTGGGGCCGTGGTGGTGACGGTAAAGGTTTCGCCGCTGCATTCATCCGAGGTGCGCGGCGAGCAACTGCTGGCGCGGATCGAGGAGATCCTGCGGCAAACCGGTGCGCAGAAGGTCAACCTGATCGGCCACAGCCAGGGGAGCCTCACCGCCCGCTACGCAGCCGCCAAACGCCCGGACCGGGTGGCATCGGTCACGTCAGTGGCCGGCACCAACCACGGCTCCGAACTGGCCGATTACCTGCAAGCCCACTATCCGGCCGACAGTGCCAGGGGTCGCTTGCTCAGCGCCTTGCTGCGGCTGATCAACGCCTTGATGAGCCTGTTGGAAACCGGCTATCGCGGGCCGAAGTTGCCGGTGGATATCCATGCTTCCCATGCCTCTCTCACCACAGAAGGTGCGGCGCTGTTCAACCAGCGATATCCACAGGGCTTGCCCGAAACCTGGGGCGGGCAGGGGGCGGAAGTGGTCAACGGTGTGCGTTATTACTCCTGGTCCGGGACCTTGCAGCCGGGCAAGACCGATAAGGGCGGCAACCTGTTTGACGGTACTAACCGCAGCTGCCGCTTGTTCGCCCGCACCTTCGTGCGCGAAGCGGGGCAATGCGACGGCATGGTTGGCCGCTACAGCTCGCACTTGGGGACGGTAATTGGCGATGACTACCCGCTGGATCACTTCGACATCGTCAACCAATCGCTGGGGCTGGTGGGCAAGGGCGCCGAACCTGTGCGGTTGTTCGTCGAGCATGCCGAGCGGTTGAGGGCTGCCGGGGTGTAG
- a CDS encoding AI-2E family transporter — translation MPTFSQRHVLLVISWVIIFGGLLLVLPLRLLPSLLAGLLVFELVNMLTPQLQRLIEGRRARWLAVALLGTLVVSVLTLIFAGAFSFLLHEAENPGASLDKFMTVVDRARGQLPPFIDAYLPASAAEFRVAIGDWVSKHLSDLQLVGKDAAHMFVTLLIGMVLGAIVALQRIPDLTKRKPLAAALFDRLNLLVKAFRNIVFAQIKISLLNTFFTGIFLAVVLPLFGIKLPLTKTLIVMTFLLGLLPVIGNLMSNTLITIVGLSLSIWVAVAALGYLIVIHKLEYFLNARIVGGQISAKSWELLMAMLVFEAAFGLPGVVAGPIYYAYLKSELKQVGMV, via the coding sequence ATGCCAACGTTTTCTCAGCGTCATGTGTTGTTGGTGATCAGTTGGGTGATCATTTTTGGTGGGTTGCTGCTGGTGCTGCCACTGCGCCTGCTGCCAAGCCTGTTGGCCGGGTTGCTGGTGTTCGAACTGGTCAACATGCTCACCCCGCAGCTGCAACGGTTGATCGAAGGCCGGCGTGCCCGCTGGCTGGCGGTGGCGTTGCTGGGCACGCTGGTGGTCAGTGTGCTGACGCTGATCTTCGCCGGAGCCTTCAGTTTCCTGCTCCATGAGGCGGAAAACCCCGGGGCCTCCCTGGACAAGTTCATGACGGTGGTCGACCGTGCCCGAGGGCAATTGCCGCCGTTCATCGACGCCTACCTGCCGGCCAGCGCCGCCGAGTTCCGGGTCGCGATCGGTGACTGGGTGAGCAAACACCTGAGCGACTTGCAACTGGTGGGCAAGGACGCGGCCCACATGTTCGTGACGTTGCTGATCGGTATGGTGCTGGGCGCTATCGTTGCCCTGCAGCGCATTCCCGACCTGACCAAGCGCAAGCCCCTGGCCGCGGCGTTGTTCGATCGCCTGAACCTGCTGGTCAAGGCGTTTCGCAACATCGTCTTCGCCCAGATCAAGATTTCCCTGCTCAACACCTTCTTCACCGGGATTTTCCTGGCGGTGGTGCTGCCGCTGTTCGGGATAAAACTGCCGCTGACCAAGACCCTGATTGTGATGACCTTCCTGCTGGGTCTGCTGCCGGTCATCGGCAACCTGATGTCCAACACGCTGATCACCATTGTCGGCCTGTCGCTGTCGATCTGGGTCGCCGTGGCGGCGCTGGGTTACCTGATCGTGATCCACAAGCTCGAATACTTCCTCAACGCCCGCATCGTCGGCGGGCAGATCAGCGCCAAGTCCTGGGAATTGCTCATGGCGATGCTGGTGTTCGAGGCGGCGTTCGGCCTGCCGGGGGTGGTGGCGGGGCCGATTTATTATGCCTATCTGAAGAGTGAGTTGAAGCAGGTGGGGATGGTTTGA
- a CDS encoding urease accessory protein UreF, with the protein MNPAWALLRLASPQLPIGGYSYSQGLEMTVDNGQVKNPDDARRWISDQLLLNLARFEAPLLLAHCTAAAADDWDALLRHCEEHRASRETRELYQESRQMGYSLQQLLGGLPELDAAARGFLEQRSEPHLALGWALAARAWQITPQDALAAWLWSWLENQLAVLMKTLPLGQQAAQRLTSELLPLLQQAQHNASNIDPDHYGSAAFGLSLACMAHERQYSRLFRS; encoded by the coding sequence ATGAACCCGGCCTGGGCGCTGCTGCGCCTGGCCAGCCCGCAACTGCCGATTGGCGGCTACAGCTATTCACAGGGGCTGGAGATGACGGTGGATAACGGCCAGGTCAAGAATCCCGACGATGCGCGGCGCTGGATCAGCGATCAATTGCTGCTGAATCTGGCACGCTTCGAAGCGCCCCTGCTGCTGGCCCACTGCACCGCAGCCGCCGCCGACGATTGGGACGCCCTGCTGCGACATTGTGAAGAGCACCGCGCCAGCCGGGAGACCCGCGAGCTGTATCAGGAGAGCCGGCAGATGGGCTACTCGTTGCAGCAGTTGCTGGGTGGCCTGCCGGAACTGGACGCCGCCGCACGCGGGTTTCTCGAGCAACGCAGCGAGCCGCACCTGGCCCTGGGCTGGGCCCTGGCCGCCCGCGCCTGGCAGATCACGCCCCAGGACGCCCTCGCCGCCTGGCTATGGAGCTGGCTGGAAAACCAACTGGCGGTGCTGATGAAAACCCTGCCCCTGGGCCAGCAAGCCGCCCAACGCCTGACCAGCGAGCTCTTGCCGTTGCTGCAGCAGGCCCAGCACAACGCTTCGAACATCGACCCCGATCATTACGGCAGCGCCGCGTTTGGCCTGTCACTGGCGTGCATGGCCCATGAGCGCCAGTACAGCCGCCTGTTCCGTTCCTAG
- the ureG gene encoding urease accessory protein UreG, producing MNTQPLRVGIGGPVGSGKTALTLALCLALRDRYNLAVVTNDIYTREDADFLVRNEALAPERIIGVETGGCPHTAIREDASINLEAVDQLNRRFPGLDLILVESGGDNLSATFSPELSDLTIYVIDVSAGDKLPRKGGPGICKSDLLVINKIDLAPLVGASLEMMDSDTRRMRNDKPFVFSNQKTGQGLDAIIAFIERQGLLIAA from the coding sequence ATGAATACACAACCTTTGCGCGTCGGTATTGGCGGCCCGGTGGGCTCCGGCAAAACCGCGTTGACGCTGGCCCTGTGCCTGGCCCTGCGTGATCGCTACAACCTGGCGGTGGTCACCAACGACATCTACACCCGCGAAGACGCCGACTTCCTGGTGCGCAACGAAGCCCTGGCGCCCGAGCGGATCATCGGCGTGGAAACCGGCGGCTGTCCGCACACGGCGATTCGCGAAGACGCCTCGATCAACCTCGAAGCGGTGGACCAACTGAACCGGCGCTTCCCGGGCCTGGACCTGATCCTGGTGGAATCGGGCGGCGACAACCTTTCGGCGACCTTCAGCCCGGAACTGTCGGACCTGACAATCTATGTCATCGACGTCTCGGCCGGTGACAAGCTGCCGCGCAAGGGCGGGCCCGGCATCTGTAAATCCGACCTGCTGGTGATCAACAAAATCGACCTGGCACCGCTGGTGGGCGCGTCCCTGGAAATGATGGACAGCGACACCCGGCGGATGCGCAACGACAAGCCCTTCGTGTTCAGCAACCAGAAAACCGGCCAGGGCCTGGACGCGATCATTGCGTTCATCGAGCGCCAGGGCCTGCTGATCGCTGCCTGA
- a CDS encoding PsiF family protein yields MKMLRVPLLMIGLLLCAQGFAATAQQTKMTTCNADATAKALKGDERKAFMSTCLKAAPTTPQERMKTCNADATTQALKGDARKAFMSECLKKK; encoded by the coding sequence ATGAAGATGCTGCGTGTGCCTTTGTTGATGATCGGTTTGCTGCTGTGTGCCCAGGGCTTCGCCGCCACGGCGCAACAGACCAAGATGACCACCTGCAACGCCGACGCCACGGCCAAGGCCCTCAAGGGTGACGAGCGCAAAGCCTTCATGAGCACCTGCCTCAAGGCCGCTCCGACGACGCCGCAGGAACGCATGAAAACCTGCAACGCCGACGCCACCACCCAGGCGCTGAAGGGCGATGCCCGCAAGGCGTTCATGAGTGAGTGCCTGAAGAAAAAATAA